The region GCACGCTGTGAAAATTGTAGCCCAATGAGTAGGTAGGTGTCGTTTGTGAAGGTATGATTTTTAGTATGACCCAAAGCTTCACATAATCATATCAATGCATTTATTAGTGTAATGAGTATGAGCTTTGTTTGTATAATACTGTCCCGTTGTATGAATCCGTTTGTATAGCATAAGGCCTCGTCATCCAGGTGGTTTATAGAGTGAAGATGATAAAAGTTGTAGTTACAGTTTTATGGGCTGTGCACTAGTATCTCTAATGAATGGTTCACATTCGATATTGCCTGTTAGGTTGATTCATCCTGGAACTTTTCACCTTTTGTTACAATTCGTTGTTCACAAGGGGTTATGATAGATTCAAATCTTATATTGAAAATGAGCCATCTTAGGAGTTTTCATAATGTATGACATAGTACATGAGCTTCAGGTTTAGCTTCTTGTGAATCTTGTTTTCCATGCTTTCTTGTGAACTTTTTATTGCGCTGCAAAGCAATATTAACCGGTCAATTTCTGAGTTATGTgtactatattattagtataGGATTGGATTTGACTTCTAATTGTGTTCTCTGTTAAAGAACCTACAGAGAAAAACACTGGAATGTGGAGTTATGATTTTGAAACCTCATTGTGTGTGTGTAACTTTTTGTGAATGCTTTGTCAGAGTGAGACATGCTTGTAAAttggtattttttattgaaaaaatggtgttgacaaatttattttcttatgtttttgCCTAGTTTTATGTGTTGGAAATAAGTTATGGGACTTCTCAAAaatcactttgtttttttatagctcCATGGTCAATGGATTCAATGTTTCAGTTTTCCTAATAACCATTTCTTGCACATGTAATATCTTTTTGGTACCAGAATCATTTGTCTACTTCATGCAATCTGAACTTCTGATGCTTTTAACTTTTGCTGCTTCCGAGTTGATAGTCAAACTAGCTAGACTTCCTTGATCAACTGTCTACCTGTATCTCATTTTTTCTGGCTGCTTTATGAACATTCCTTGTTAAAGAAGAGAGCTACAGGTTTCTTTTACTAATGTACCCATTGTCATTTACTCATTTGTCACCATTGCAGGTTGCAGCGGAAGTAttcaataaaagaaaatacaagtATGAACCAAATGAAAAGATGTACACTGTTCTAATTTATGGCTGGTGCAAGGTAAATCGAAATGACATGGCTCAGAAGTTTCTAAGAGATATGATTGATCATGGGATAGAACCCAACATAGTTACATACAACATTCTCCTCAATGGTATTTGTAGGCATGCAAGCTTGCACCCTGATTACAGGTTTGATAGAACTGTTCGTGCAGCTGAGGATCTCTTGAAGGAGATGCGTGAAAGGGGAATCGAACCGGATGTTACAAGCTACTCTGTCATCCTGCATGTTTATAGTCGTGCACATAAACCTGAACTGTGTCTCTGTATGTTCCACTCGATGAAAGAGAGTGGGATTTGTCCCACGGTGGCAACCTACACTTCTGTGATCAAGTGTCTTGCTTCCTGTGGGAGACTGGAAGATGCTGAGAGCTTGCTTGATGAGATGACAAGTGAGGGAGTATGCCCCTCACCGGCCACGTACAACTGCTTCTTTAAAGAGTATCGAGGGAGAAAAGATGTGAATAGTGCCCTACAACTATACAAGAAGATGAAAGCCCCTAATTCACCAACTGCACCTGATATTCACACTTACAACATACTGCTTGGAATGTTTATTAAGTTGAACCGACATGGCACTGCTATGGAAGTTTGGAATGATATGTGTGAAGGCACTGTTGGTCCTGATCTTGATTCATATACCCTGTTGATTCATGGTTCATGTGACAATAAGAAATGGAGGGAGGCATGCCAGTTTTTCATGGAAATGATAGAGAAAGGTTTTCTTCCCCATAAGGTCACCTTTGAGACACTATATCGTGGTTTAATACAAGCAGACATGTTAAGGACATGGAGAAGGCTGAAGAAAAGGGTTGATGAAGAAGCAGCAAAATTTGGTGAAGAGTTCAAACCATATCACATCCAGCCTTACAAGAGGTGATCCCGCCACCATTGGAAAGATATAGTTTGCTCATTCTTTTGATTGGTTCAAGTTGTTGGACCATAGCTTCCAGTTTCCAGACTAGAGCTGAAATGGAATATCCATCCTGGTAATTCTGCAATGAAAAGAAAGTGTCCTACCAAAAGTCTGAGACAGGAGAAAAGGTTGTACAACAGTCTCCTGTTATTGCCCAGATGTGGGCCATAATACTTGGTACATTGATTTAACATGGTGTCTTTGGCGTGTTTGGAAAAACTTTGAAGTTAAAAGGTAAGGTACTTCTTTCTAATGCAGTTCAGATCTTCACTGTGAAGTTCATACGAGGGAAAAAGGTTCTATGAAGCCAGTCGTGAATAATTTCTGCGTCTcttttacccttttttttttcttttttctcttccgcCAATGAAGTTGTGGCCCAGGTTCCATTTCCTATGTGTATTATAGAGATAATTCTCTTCAGAGTTCAAAAGCTCGCATTGACTCATTGGAGACAGCTGAAATTTCTCGGGAACCAATTGAGCTTTTGGTGATGGACACTCCTGTTGGCTTCATTTGCATGATGATGCTCACACTATGTTTCTCTCTTCCCAAGGGCATGTGATAAGAGTTCAATTTTTGAGGCACCACTTAAGATCGTCAAAGATGGAAGGGAAGCTCACTATATAGATCCCATCAGAGGGGAGGCTGACTGGCGGGGCAGCTAGAACAAGAAGCTCGAGAAGGCAAAGGGGAGCAATTGCATCTGAAGCTGGTAAGCTGCTACAGTGACTCAGCGAGTAGATATCAGAGTTCAGCATTTGACATTTGAGATTGGAAGAATCCATAATTTTTGGGTTCCTTTGGTTGTTCAATTCTGGTTTGTGGAATCCTTATTTTTTGAATCAATGGAGTTACTACTCTGGTTTAGTTTCATCTCGTAAATTCAGAATTCCTTGGTTGCACACCATTGGACTTGACAATGGATGGTTCACTCAAAACGAAGTTGTCTGCAAGGCATTTAACTACCCCTAACTACCATTGATTTAGCATGGTATCTTGTGTTAAAATGCGGTGAACCATTCAAATTATGTCAAACACggaatcaaaagaattttggaAATATGTTTAGGGAAAGACGAAAATATTCGGAATGGAACACGACCTAAATTGGCTGAGTTAAAGCACAGAACTTACTAATAAAGATGAAGGCAGCAGACCAGTTTCATACAGCAGGGGCCAAAAGGATTGATGAGTGCTCGCTCATCAGTTGCTCAGCgcataattttattatgtGATCAGTACATAACTATATTATCAGTAGAAATATGTGATGTATCATAGGTATAGTGCCAAATAcaaaatgaaatatatctaATGTTTGTTCATCACAATAATATGGTGGGTTGTGTTCATGGTGGCTGCTAGGCTACAACATGGCAACAAGTATCCTGAACAAATAGGGACAACAAACAACACTATGTGCTCATCTTTCTACAAGTAATGTGAATTCATCATCTAAACATgggttccttttttttttttcctgcccGGAGCATGGAGAGCCTTTCACATCTCTGCTGATGAGAATCTAGGTAGGATCATAGGACATACACCACGTCTATGCTTGTCCACATTTCCTTAGGCACCCAATGCCTTCTTCCTGATACTCCTGCCTTGTAATCCAGAACTCAGGTGCATCCTGCTTGTTCAACAGCAGTCAGCGAAGCAATTAAGCAAATAAGCAGATTCCAATGCGACAATGCACACACAGCAATGCATGGTTTGGTCTCTTGTTCTCCTTTTGTGCTCACCTCTCTACCTTGTCCCAAGGCTTTGCTTATAAGAATGCACAGATATAACGCTGTAGGAAATACATTACCTTCATGATTCCAGCAAGAACCGCACCACCTAGGTAAACCATGTGCTTTCTCCGTGGCGGATCCTCTATCCGCAAGCGTAATTTCTGCACATAAACGGAAGCATTATTAAATGAAAATGGCAGCACTCATTACTGAAACGACAATATTTATTATTGAGAAAGAAAATGTGTTGCACTGGAAAATGAAGTTGGGAATTTCCCTTGTCTGATTTCAATAGGCTTGTGCAATTTTCAACTGTGGTCAGCCACAAAAtaaccacaaaaatatattaccttCAACCCATCTTTGTTTCCCTTCAGAACGACATCAAGATAGCGATCAAGCATTTCCTTCTCTAACCTTTGAAAATGTTGGAATGTGTTGGTCATATCAAATCTTAAAGCTTATAAAAGCAGCTAAACACGTAATACATTGATAAGAAATATAACATGTAAATATCAGAATGATACAGACAAAAAATGCTGAGCTTCAgtgtaaaaataatgttatctGAAACTAATTATTCATATGTAgtgtagtaaaaaaaagacgGAACAGAATATGTTCATCAAATCTTACCGACTTGGCAGACCAGGATACATGGTGCTTCCTCCACTCAGAACAATATGTTGGTAAAGCTGCAAGATGTTATCCGGGCATCTAATGAGAAAAGAACACATGATCCAATGCTTATCTAGAGAAGTACTCTCTAACAACTTCAAAACAATTAACCAAGTACAAAGACTAACAGACCTGGAACTTATTTGCCCCTTCTGTTACTTAATTTACATTAACACATTACACATGCACATGTActaaacacaaataaatatgaacaTTTGAGAGTGAACTCACCATTTGACAATAATTCAACTTATGGTGTTTACTTGTTTAAGTTCTAGcttaaaacaaaaacagtaaaaaaaaccccTGTATATATGTAAGTGAAATTCTTTATGTAAGACCATGGTCTTAGCAAGTTATTAccaaataacaaaacaaactaatCCTAAATTACCTAATATTATCTTATGCAAGCATATCTGAATTCAATTCAATGGTGTGCCTTTAAATTGGGGGCTACAGAAGCTCCATACTCATCATCAATTCATCAACAGTCGTACAGATAAATGCTTAAGAGAAACAAAAGCAGGTGAAAAGATTGAAGCAGAAAAATGTAGCATATTGGATGGGTAAGTTGTATACTGTCATCCGGTTGTCGATGTCCATTTCCTGAATGCAACGGAACGCCATATCTGCCATTCCATCACCCTCAACATCTATGAGTTCCTACTCaacgaatatttttatcactgCTATGTTGGTACTGATCTTAACAGAGAACTGCATaacttatttatgtatatcAGCAAGCTATGGAAGAATAGTATGAAAACAAGCTTACAGGAGTAAAAAGAGCCTCAGGAGCTTGAAACCGTTCAGTGCCCACTTTGATTACCCTTCCATCTGGAAGCTGATGACAAGAGTTGAGCCAATAATACAAAACgagacaaaataaaaacaaaagcagGTTAACATACTTACAGTGTAGCTTTTGACAAGGATAGTGGTTTCAAGTCCTAGCTGGTATTCACGCTTGTAATCATAGCTGTACATAGCTTCCCTTTTAATTCTACAAAATGTAACAGCAAGctatatagaaaacaattaAGAACAATAAGGCAACTGACCTTAAATAACATAGTTTCTCTTTTATTTCCCGGACTGTTTCAAAGTCGGCAGATTTGTTCATAGCATACCTTTAAAGAACGAAATTAAGTTGATCAGATCAGAAAAAACACTCAAGCAAATAATTGCATAAGCTTGTGTCCTCAGAGTATCTTTtatctataaacatataatgaTTTATAAACATGATAAGAGCATTACCCTCTTCTTGAGAGTAGATCAACAAGATAAGATGTTATGTGCCTTCCAGCTACATTCATTCTTTTTGTAATATGTGGATAAGAGTATCCATCAACTACTGGCACCTGGATTGTAATAAACAATGACAGGGGCAAAATTAAACTTTCTTTCACAATCGCAAGTAGAACTCTGGCATGCTAATGCAAATTGACAATAGTCAGCATTCAATTGCATAACTTTTCATGCTTATTACTACACACGTCAATGATAAACTTATGATGTCAACTGCCTATGTACGAGAATAATTAAATGGGTACTAGAAAGCTTGTTGTCAAAACAGAAGTAATAATTGCGgagtataatttaaattatgcaTTTATTTCCATGTTCAACATTTTGACCAGAAACCATTGATTATGATGTTCAATGGCTGTGATTTTTTACTAAGTTATGCATAAATCTTGGTCATACATCTTCACtggaacaacaaaaataagatagataatacattacaatatatttgttcCAATCATTTCCATAAAGGATTGCAATTTCGTTAGTTGAGTCAAAGAATATACAGTTATAAACATGAACCAGATAGATATTTTTGTAGTGCACCACAAGATTAACAGAAATGGAATCTCCGCATTTCAAATCTTTGTAGTTTGTACAATATAGGGAGGATTGTCATTATCATACCACATGAGTGACACCATCACCAGAATCTATGACAAGTCCAGTCAACAAGCCTGGAAAGCGTACATACATAGTACATGTTAAGAAAAGAGCCAATACATTGTGTTCATAAATGTGCAAGCTCATACATGTGTGTAATAccaagggagggagggagggagggagagagagagtaccCTGAGCATATAGTGAAAGAACAGCTTGGACCTGGATGAATACCCCAGCAAAGTTGTATTTCTCAAACATTGTCTCAATCTATTTAGCAGAGGGTTCAATTTGTTTGTTAgcgatatattataaaagctAAATTCAGTAAAACAGACAGCCTGATGAGAGAACACAACCTACCATTttctcacgatttttcacaGGATTGAGTGGTGGATCTGTCAGTAGAATTTTACACTCAGATGGATCAACCTAAAGAATGAAAATAGAAATACAATGCTTTACCTAGAGCTAAGAGACTTCAAAGCACATAACAAAGAATGTTGATGAATTATGAGTATAATTTCAGAAGGGTCTGATGTTAaagtaatactccctccatatttttatgtatgacaccgttgacttttagaatcatgtttgaccatttgtcttattcaaaatttatatccaaatatgcaaaattataatgcataattaaagtttctataataatagatcatattataaaaaataattaataattatatattttttttgaataagacgaatggtcaaacatggacctaaaagtcaacggcgtcatataaaaaaatatggagggagtattaagaATATGAAAAGTCATACTTTCAGCTCACTGTAAAATGCATGATCCCATATATGGCCCATATCATCCCAACTTTGAACAATGCCGTTTGTAACAGGATACGATACATCAAGTTGATGTCTCAAATCAGCACAAGCCGCTCCAACCACAATATCCTGCATGGAACACAATCACAGAGTAAGGACTAAGGTGCACTAAAGAGAGAGTGGGTATGTGCCAGAAACACAAAGATAGACATAGATTTCAGACCGTTAATTCCTGCTCCTGGAGTGACTCCTCATAGCGAAGCAATGGTCTCCCAACAACACAAGGGAACACAGATGTAGGGAAGTTCTCGCCCGCAAAGCCACACTTTACATACTGCAACATTAACCATAGGTACcaaattagaaattaaaagGATCATCTGCGATATGTTATATTGCGGTTTAAGCATACCAAACATATAAGCCCGTTCTGCAGATCTCTTTAACATTTCTGGTAACAGAAATTGCGGAGGCTTCTCCTCcctttctcattttttttaaaaaaatagcatataAGCCACAGAAATGATGTAGTAAATACTTGCATAAACTAAGCCAGAGGCAACACGATGATTTATTTGGGACTGCAACATATTAAACTAATGTGGGTAGTTATTACATAACTTTTGACAGCATGAAGCTATTTCAGTTTGGTATTTGGAAGGACAGTACCTAAAGATTTCACAGAACAAGAATAGCTCATTATCCTATTACAGCGTTTTTTCCTATTGTGAAGGAAGAGcaacaccatcatcatcatactAGAGAAATTTCCCCCCTTCAATTTCTTCCAATGTGCACACATATCATTTCATCATACAAGTACATTGTTATTCCAGATGTTACAGCTCGGTAGTAGGCTAATACCTTGTTGGGCACAACTGAAAATCTAGAGCTCAGGGATGTTACAGCCCAATCACAAACACAAAGTAAGGCGCAGGCAGGCACGATCCTATATTCAAAAGAAATCCAAGAAACCGGCCAAGAACAAGAACCCGGGACGACGGCTTGCAGATCTAGGGGGTGCGGACTGCGGAGAGCGGCCCCGAGGTAGGTGGCCGGATCAGGAAGGGTCAGGCGGGAtcaggagaagaagaaaggatGGATGGAGGGAGGAAGGGGTTTACCCCAGTGCCGTTGTCGCATACCACCACGTTGCCGCTATCCAttcccgcgccgtcgccgtcgcggctcGTCTCCCTGCGCTGCGTTTGGAAGGGGAAGCAGCTACCTGCGCGGCCCTGCTGGGAGGAAAGGGAAGGCGagaccgagagagagagagagagagagagagagagagagggtggcGCTATTGCTGGTTTGGGCCGACCCCAAGTCTagatgttcttttttcttgtgaaaATTCCATCGCACAAACATTTGCCTCTTTACTACCGCAAAATTTTACCAAACCAATTTAGCATCACTGCCTTACTTATAGCTTATCTCCTTGCTATCAATTATGCTCGCGATAGTTAATATTGAATCGATCAATCGAGATCATAGCGAGCTGGGCTCCCCTAATACTCCTAGGTGTATTCCTCTGGTCTGAGATACCATGGAGCTTCAGAAACATCCTCAATGACAACTTCAGCATACTGTGGCTGATAACTTTTTATCTAGTGAGTTTAGATCTCTAGACGTCATGATAACTTAATTGAGTGTCAAAGACCGCTCATGCCCGTCATATCATGGACACCAGTGTTAAACTTCCTTTAGGCTAGGATCTTAATAGGCGATGCGATGGTGAGAAGCCCGGCTATGACTGCCTCGATAACAATAGTGGCAACACCAACATCTAGTGTGGGCTCCATCACAAGCTCATTAGCAACGATAGCAACGGTATCATCTAGCTCGAGTCTTGGAAGAGAAAGAGACCATGTTCAGTTGAAACTCGAGGGGATgggaagaggagaaaaagaatagggtaaatatgtcatttagttCTTCTAGTGGTATTAAGTGGTCCTatgattatgattttttttgtatggATGTAATTTTGTCATGTTTTTTCTGATGTCTACCTTATTTTCGTATCAAACGTGAATCGTCCGATttgatgtatataatttaaaccGTTAGATTTATCTAATGAGTAAATCAAGGTTGTGTACTATAGGTAACTAGTATATTGCTCATACGTTGCAACgagatttattaaaaatataattagcatTTTATTAAAGcagagttaataaaaatattctgatatatatgtctaaatatttttcatttgaagaAATAGGAAAGAGTGGACGGTGGATTCACCCCACCCACCACTACTCCTCCTTTTTATAggaatatagaaaataatatatgccAATAAGTGTATGTATGCCATAACTAATACCCTTCCACTATATTTAACATATCAAGTAGTAGTATAGTACCCATCATCGACtcggatttttttctaaaaaaagcaAATGACAGTGGTTAGTTtcaaattgataaatattttttgcattacaaaatttaaaatcttgtGGTTTCAATGGACCTCATATTCTATATTGCATATGAATAACTAAAAACGTCATAACCACCTAGCAGTCATAACCACCTAACAGTCGAGAAGGTCTTtatacatgatatttttgtgCTCTTTCAAGTAAggtctatttttatttgttttggctaaaatacttattatttttcttgacaCGTCCCTTGAAAGTGCAACATAAAGATGTCCATATGAGAAGGACGAACTCTGAAAGATATATCTTGATATTTGGGATGATTTGTCttgtaatttatatatgatcaTTGCGAAATTGGAAATCATTTTCTCTTGAATTTGAAAGGAAGTGAAATATCGTTAGAGAGAGATAACATGATTCTAAGTATAAACACCCTCTTGCCTCCATGTGGATGTCGAGGTGACAACAACGGTGGGATGGGCACATGATGGTTACCTCGAATAGCTGAGGGCATGTGATTTTGGGCATGATTTCAGAGAGAAACACGGTGAAGAGGAgtagatatattataaattagatGATATACAAAAGTCAGCTGAAATAATACGtagagaaatatatattttagataaataaataaagataagAATGgtagatttatttagattttagcGTTTGGAAAgtaaattttgacaaaatttataaaaacgtACACGGGTTTACCgccggtaaccgcggtttctaGAGCAGGAGCGTGGTGACGAAGCACAGACCCTTGCCATCCTCACGCCGGCTCCGAGTCCCGACCAAACCGTCCGAACCCGAGACCCAAACAGAGCGCAGCGTTCCCgttccgccgcctccgcaTCGCGCCGCCCCCGGCCCCCACCTTCCTGGAAGCGGCCGATGGCGGCGACCCGTCCCCTGCTCCGCCGCGTGGCGGCCCTTCTCGGCGGCCGCGTCCGTGCGAACCatcgcctcctctcctcctcctcgccgtcctccgccgccgcagcagcggcCGAgagggcgtcgccgtcgcccgcggACCCGGATGGCGTGCACATGACGGACGGCTGCATCCGAGTACGTCCCCCCTCCTTATTCCTCCCTTCAGTCATTCTCTCGGTGTAGTCGGTCCTGTATTCTGCGTGGAATAGACCTGGTAGGAGGTTTCCGCTGCCGTTTTGGTGATTAAGGTGTATGAAATTAAGGGCCATTGGTTTCTGTATCTATCATGGTGTtctggaaatatttttgaggCCTCacttatgatgtttttgggctTTATACCGAGAAAACACCACTTTAACGAATTAAATTGGAGGAACTTAATCACCGGGTGTTATGTTATGGTGCATTGTTAATGCTACAATTGGATTATTGGAAGAACATTTTCGAAACATTCTCACTAGTTCAGTTAGGGGAATAAAATGCAAAGACCTGCATGAATTGTACTCCGTATGAAAATATAACATCATTCCACATATTAGGGTATGACATACAGCTGCAAAAATGGATGCTGGATTTGTCTTTTCTAAATGGAAGTTTGTGCTGGAATATGTGAAATTGTGAATTGTAGGATAACTACAAGCAATAGAGTTTAACAACTTGTTCAGATTTCTGATGCTCAGAGTGAAATTCTGAAATCAGTGTTAAACAGCCAAACCATAATCTTGTGAGCGCTTGTATATTTAAGTTATTGCTACATTATAGTTGGTGCACACACAAACACTcgctttttacaaaaaatagcGTGTTATTTGGTCCATTTGTCGTGTGCCTGTAATCGAGGTGCACTCTGCTGTCTCTCCAAGCCTTTGGTTCCCTGCATTCTATTGTGCCAGGACAAATACTGTGTTCACTATACaagttcctttttttcccctcctagCCTTGCCTATAGGGTTTCTCACTGTTGAGATGGAGTATTCTCTTAGGCCTGTATCAATTTCTGTGATATGATTCCAATGCATGTTACATGTATTCTTGATCTGCCGATGCAAGGGGATCTGAGTGTGATATGCACAGTGGGTAAGTGAGTGTGGGCATGAGCGTGACATCAGGACATCTGTTGAATGTTGAcgtttttattttccttagTTTAACTTTCAATTTAGTTGTGAAACAAATTTATGAACCTACATTTTCCCATGTAGTTTCTAAATGTTTGTTTGCATCTTGTAGCTGGTCTAGTGCTAGCATCTCTATCCAttgcaatattttcaaaagcGGTTCGCAATGTCGTGTGGTCACCGTACCTTGTAGCACTTATGCAGTATAATCAGCTGCTTATGCGGCTTAATCAGTACAAGGTTGGGGCACCTGTTCCTTGTATGTGGTCTTGTAGACGTTTTATTAAAGCAATACTGATTCTTTGTAACTAAGATTCACTCATTTAAGTTATGTTGATCTTCACTGTGTTGACCTCTCATCTCATATATCTCTTCTTCTGTGCTGCATTTCGGTATATAactactaccttcgtttcacAATGGAGGAggtagcatttatttattattagtttTAGCTTTGATATGAAGGAAATGTGTTATATCTTTGTCCCTGgatgaatttattttccatttttaaTACAGTAAAAGCGGTTTCATATGCTTTCACTTATATCTCATCTGTTTGcagaacataaaaatatggacatTGCAAAAGGAATTTCCCTAAATTTCAGTAGAGAGCTGATACTTTCTTTTTGAAAGAACAAATATTTACCGatatttttatcttgtttCATTTTCAACTGTTATATCTGAATATGCTAATTTCTATCATATTTTGTTCGCACAGTAGGAACATTTGAGAATGTCATCATTTTCGAGCTTTGTGCCAAGTTGACTTCATTATGTGCTTTCGGTGTTCAGAATGTATCTCCCTCCCCTTCTATACTTTGTTATAATATTAGTTTTTCTAACAGTTCCTCATTTTTGTGTCCTTTGGGAATTTAACACTTCACAGCGATTAAAAGAATTGCATGCTAAAGATCCACCTGCTGAAGGCAAGATGCTGCGATTAAGCGTTGAAGCTGGTGGATGTTCTGGATTCCAATATTCTTTCTCTCTTGATGACAAGAAAAACTCAGACGATCGGTAAGTCAATTTTGACtggtttgtcttttttagaCAACTACAGATTCTGTATTTCTTCTATGTACTATTGTGGAGACCTATGAACAGAGTATATACATTACTGGTGATTTATGTAGTGAGTGTGACACATACTTCAATGTTTTACTTATCTCCACAATTGTTATTACACATGTAGGGTCTTTGAGAAAGGTGGTGTTAAATTGGTTGTGGATGATGTCTCATATGACTTTGTCAAAGGCGCC is a window of Oryza brachyantha chromosome 8, ObraRS2, whole genome shotgun sequence DNA encoding:
- the LOC102713760 gene encoding actin-related protein 2; its protein translation is MDSGNVVVCDNGTGYVKCGFAGENFPTSVFPCVVGRPLLRYEESLQEQELTDIVVGAACADLRHQLDVSYPVTNGIVQSWDDMGHIWDHAFYSELKVDPSECKILLTDPPLNPVKNREKMIETMFEKYNFAGVFIQVQAVLSLYAQGLLTGLVIDSGDGVTHVVPVVDGYSYPHITKRMNVAGRHITSYLVDLLSRRGYAMNKSADFETVREIKEKLCYLSYDYKREYQLGLETTILVKSYTLPDGRVIKVGTERFQAPEALFTPELIDVEGDGMADMAFRCIQEMDIDNRMTLYQHIVLSGGSTMYPGLPSRLEKEMLDRYLDVVLKGNKDGLKKLRLRIEDPPRRKHMVYLGGAVLAGIMKDAPEFWITRQEYQEEGIGCLRKCGQA
- the LOC102701750 gene encoding pentatricopeptide repeat-containing protein At2g13420, mitochondrial-like; this translates as MPCHLPSASRRLLCTTTTAGAHSSSSHHLLALPPLEPSPAADELARLLLAHHNPFHPAESPLQILSGGGVSLTGGLLVQLLLRLRGASKVALSLLHAARLHPSAAASPPTTADAYDAVVDALGRAHQFDAAWRLVVEAAADGAATPRTFAVLARRYVAAGMTRQAVRAFDDMEAFVGREPDAAEFTTLLDTLCKYKYPKVAAEVFNKRKYKYEPNEKMYTVLIYGWCKVNRNDMAQKFLRDMIDHGIEPNIVTYNILLNGICRHASLHPDYRFDRTVRAAEDLLKEMRERGIEPDVTSYSVILHVYSRAHKPELCLCMFHSMKESGICPTVATYTSVIKCLASCGRLEDAESLLDEMTSEGVCPSPATYNCFFKEYRGRKDVNSALQLYKKMKAPNSPTAPDIHTYNILLGMFIKLNRHGTAMEVWNDMCEGTVGPDLDSYTLLIHGSCDNKKWREACQFFMEMIEKGFLPHKVTFETLYRGLIQADMLRTWRRLKKRVDEEAAKFGEEFKPYHIQPYKR
- the LOC102714209 gene encoding iron-sulfur assembly protein IscA-like 2, mitochondrial; translated protein: MAATRPLLRRVAALLGGRVRANHRLLSSSSPSSAAAAAAERASPSPADPDGVHMTDGCIRRLKELHAKDPPAEGKMLRLSVEAGGCSGFQYSFSLDDKKNSDDRVFEKGGVKLVVDDVSYDFVKGATVDYEEELIRSAFVVSTNPSAVGGCSCKSSFMAK